One Cellulomonas taurus genomic region harbors:
- a CDS encoding prepilin peptidase: MIPLLAGVFGLLVGSFLNVVVHRVPEHGSLLPRSACPRCGHRIRAWDNIPVLSWLVLRGRCRDCRGPISARYPLVEAGTAVLFALTARWTGASWSLPALLFLVAVSVALALIDLDVHRLPDVIVLPSIGVGVLLLAVASWNPGGVSDWGALLRAVLGGLALCGFYLVVALVYPGGMGLGDVKLAGLLGLYLTWFGWPMLLVGGFAGFVLGGVFAVSLLIARRATKGSGIPFGPWMLLGAAVGIVAGRSIWSAYLGLIGF; the protein is encoded by the coding sequence ATGATCCCGCTGCTCGCCGGGGTGTTCGGGCTGCTGGTCGGGTCGTTCCTCAATGTGGTGGTGCATCGGGTCCCGGAGCACGGGTCGCTGCTCCCCCGCAGTGCGTGCCCGCGCTGCGGCCACCGGATCCGGGCTTGGGACAACATCCCGGTGCTGTCCTGGCTGGTTCTGCGGGGCCGGTGCCGGGACTGCCGGGGGCCGATCAGTGCGCGGTATCCGCTGGTCGAAGCCGGGACGGCCGTCCTGTTCGCGCTGACCGCCCGGTGGACCGGAGCGTCCTGGTCGCTGCCGGCGCTGCTCTTCCTGGTGGCGGTGTCGGTGGCGCTGGCCCTGATCGACCTGGACGTGCACCGGTTGCCGGATGTGATCGTGCTGCCGTCTATCGGGGTGGGGGTGCTGCTGCTCGCGGTGGCGTCGTGGAACCCGGGTGGGGTGTCCGACTGGGGCGCGCTGCTGCGGGCGGTGCTGGGCGGGCTGGCGCTGTGCGGGTTCTACCTGGTCGTGGCGCTCGTCTACCCGGGCGGCATGGGGCTGGGTGACGTGAAGCTCGCCGGGCTGCTCGGGCTGTACCTGACCTGGTTCGGCTGGCCGATGCTGCTGGTCGGTGGTTTCGCCGGGTTCGTGCTCGGAGGGGTGTTCGCCGTCAGTCTGCTGATCGCGCGCCGGGCGACGAAGGGCAGCGGGATCCCGTTCGGGCCGTGGATGCTGCTGGGCGCGGCGGTGGGCATCGTGGCGGGGCGGTCGATCTGGTCGGCGTACCTGGGCCTGATCGGGTTCTAA
- a CDS encoding PilN domain-containing protein: MAKKTSTAGPLVIDYTTQGVNLLPASARAAEELRILRSKLFLGMVVFAAILALVCGYSVIAETQAKHAVDLASDESDRLQGELERYADISALKSDITQAETAVRAGMGTEITWVDLIAKIEAALPAEGTITSFSATGTTPMDGNGFTATSPLATQGIGSIEFTMQLSSLPDTAAWLEALNGIPGFMDAVFGSATLTTGDDGGPSYYTVSSSVVINVEALSRAYLEDAS; this comes from the coding sequence ATGGCGAAGAAGACGTCGACGGCCGGCCCGCTGGTGATCGACTACACCACCCAGGGCGTCAACCTGCTCCCGGCATCGGCCCGGGCCGCGGAGGAACTGCGCATCCTGCGGAGCAAGCTGTTCCTCGGGATGGTCGTGTTCGCCGCGATCCTGGCGTTGGTCTGCGGGTACAGCGTGATCGCCGAGACCCAGGCGAAGCATGCGGTCGATCTGGCGAGCGACGAGTCCGACCGCTTGCAGGGTGAGCTGGAACGGTATGCCGACATCTCGGCGCTCAAGTCCGACATCACGCAGGCGGAGACCGCCGTGCGAGCCGGGATGGGCACCGAGATCACGTGGGTCGACCTGATCGCGAAGATCGAGGCGGCGCTCCCGGCCGAGGGAACGATCACCTCGTTCTCGGCCACCGGCACCACCCCCATGGACGGGAACGGCTTCACCGCCACGTCACCGCTGGCGACCCAGGGCATCGGGAGCATCGAGTTCACCATGCAGCTCTCGTCGCTGCCGGACACCGCTGCCTGGTTGGAGGCGCTGAACGGCATCCCCGGGTTCATGGACGCGGTGTTCGGGAGCGCCACGCTCACCACGGGCGATGACGGCGGGCCCAGCTACTACACGGTCTCGTCGTCGGTCGTGATCAATGTCGAGGCACTGTCCCGTGCCTACCTGGAGGACGCCTCGTGA
- the pilM gene encoding type IV pilus assembly protein PilM, which yields MAKTRVVGLDLGSRAVRAAEIELSGGRGNAPRLVKFGEEPLDAGAMRDGEVARAGAVTAAVRSLWKRERFSTRSVVLGVGNQRVFVRELNLPAMPLDQLRGSLRYAPVQDLLPVAVEECLLDFHPVSMAGDGTVDGMLIAAPEETVEANTSAVAAAGLTPSRVDLNAFALARSLVHGPLAQEVVGVVDIGSNITDIVVTDQGLLRQYRTLPTGSDDLTHAVQQAMAVSEQQAEQVKRSVGVAPAQNPELVPAQETMRRRIQSLGESIRASFSFYTGSTGRPLNRVLLTGRGSLVPGLGQQLATQLGVPMAFGQTVVGPNAGVAADRQPVLPVAVGLAQGAAA from the coding sequence ATGGCCAAGACCCGTGTGGTCGGCCTCGACCTGGGCAGCCGCGCTGTCCGAGCCGCGGAGATCGAGCTCTCCGGTGGGCGTGGCAATGCCCCCCGTCTGGTGAAGTTCGGCGAGGAGCCGCTCGACGCCGGCGCCATGCGTGACGGCGAGGTCGCGCGCGCCGGTGCGGTGACCGCCGCGGTGCGGTCGCTGTGGAAGCGCGAGCGGTTCAGTACCCGGTCGGTGGTGCTGGGGGTCGGGAACCAGCGGGTGTTCGTGCGCGAGCTGAATCTGCCGGCGATGCCGTTGGATCAGCTGCGCGGGTCGTTGCGGTACGCGCCGGTGCAGGACCTGCTCCCGGTGGCCGTCGAGGAGTGCCTGTTGGACTTCCACCCGGTGTCGATGGCAGGCGACGGCACCGTCGACGGGATGTTGATCGCCGCGCCGGAGGAGACGGTGGAGGCGAACACCTCGGCGGTGGCGGCGGCCGGGCTGACCCCGAGCCGGGTGGATCTGAACGCCTTCGCACTGGCCCGGTCGCTGGTGCACGGACCGTTGGCGCAGGAGGTGGTCGGGGTGGTGGACATCGGGTCGAACATCACCGACATCGTGGTGACGGACCAGGGGCTGCTGCGGCAGTACCGCACTCTGCCGACCGGTTCGGACGATCTGACCCATGCCGTGCAGCAGGCGATGGCCGTCAGCGAGCAGCAGGCCGAGCAGGTGAAGCGCTCGGTGGGGGTGGCCCCCGCGCAGAATCCCGAACTCGTGCCGGCGCAGGAGACGATGCGGCGCCGGATCCAGTCGCTGGGCGAGTCGATCCGGGCGAGCTTCTCGTTCTACACCGGGTCGACCGGTCGGCCGTTGAACCGGGTGCTGCTGACCGGCCGGGGCAGTCTGGTGCCGGGGCTCGGGCAGCAGCTCGCCACCCAGCTCGGAGTGCCGATGGCCTTCGGTCAGACGGTGGTGGGTCCGAACGCCGGGGTGGCCGCCGACCGGCAGCCGGTGCTGCCGGTCGCCGTCGGCCTGGCCCAGGGGGCGGCTGCCTGA
- a CDS encoding prepilin-type N-terminal cleavage/methylation domain-containing protein has protein sequence MLRRINERIDSDRESGFSLIELLVAIIIIGILSAIAIPMFMSQRQKAVDTAAKSDVSTLGKEIATVFVDSQPTKITITGSQGGHYSMTATGTGVTDQDLGAVSDGVAVQNVVTIPAGGTLSRDNWCVWVHAENGQNKNWQYSATGGLKQGKCQDVAGDTSTNINN, from the coding sequence ATGCTTCGACGCATCAACGAGCGCATCGACAGCGACCGGGAGTCCGGCTTCTCCCTGATCGAGCTGCTGGTCGCGATCATCATCATCGGCATCCTGTCGGCGATTGCCATCCCGATGTTCATGAGCCAGCGGCAGAAGGCCGTCGACACCGCGGCGAAGTCCGATGTGTCGACCCTGGGCAAGGAGATTGCCACGGTGTTCGTGGACAGCCAGCCGACAAAAATCACCATCACGGGTTCGCAGGGCGGCCACTACTCGATGACAGCGACCGGAACGGGTGTGACCGATCAGGACCTGGGTGCCGTTTCTGACGGCGTTGCGGTGCAGAACGTCGTGACGATCCCGGCAGGTGGAACCCTGAGCCGGGACAACTGGTGCGTCTGGGTCCACGCCGAGAACGGTCAGAACAAGAACTGGCAGTACTCCGCGACCGGCGGCCTGAAGCAGGGCAAGTGCCAGGACGTCGCGGGCGACACCTCGACCAACATCAACAACTGA
- a CDS encoding type II secretion system F family protein, which yields MATAQAQSYEYTVLGKDGKPLTGRIEAPSEQAVAARLRELGLSATTITPVSTSGLNREITIGSKRAKPKDVALALRQLATMVDAGLSLPRALTVLQLQSEGQPLATILEPVAQDVADGLELSVAMAKHPKVFTPVTLAMVKAGESGGFMAEALSAVATILERELALKQAVKGAMVYPVVILIMAVVAVTAMLLFIVPVFEGIFADAGADLPWATQILVKAAAFIRVGGIPIAIGIGVGIWWWRNHGHDIAVREKVDPIKLKAPIFGVLQQKVGMARFARNLATMVRVGVPIVPALETVGGTAGNLVIEQAVDRVREAVRTGVPLATAIEKEEIFPTMLRQMVAVGEDSGSLDVMLTKVADFYDAEVDTTAAALSSILEPLMIVFIGVIVGAMLIALYMPIFTMSDTVQ from the coding sequence ATGGCCACCGCCCAGGCACAGAGCTACGAGTACACGGTTCTCGGCAAGGATGGGAAGCCGCTCACCGGGCGGATCGAAGCGCCGAGCGAACAGGCTGTCGCCGCGCGACTACGGGAACTCGGACTGTCGGCCACCACGATCACCCCGGTCTCGACCTCGGGTCTGAACCGCGAGATCACCATCGGGAGCAAGCGGGCCAAGCCGAAGGACGTGGCACTGGCCCTGCGACAACTCGCCACGATGGTGGACGCCGGGCTGAGCCTGCCGCGTGCGCTGACGGTGTTGCAGCTGCAGTCCGAGGGACAGCCGCTGGCGACGATCCTGGAACCGGTGGCCCAGGACGTCGCCGACGGTCTCGAACTGTCGGTGGCGATGGCGAAGCACCCCAAGGTGTTCACACCGGTCACGTTGGCGATGGTCAAAGCCGGCGAGAGCGGCGGGTTCATGGCCGAGGCACTCAGCGCGGTCGCCACCATCCTGGAACGCGAACTCGCCCTCAAGCAGGCGGTGAAGGGCGCGATGGTCTACCCGGTCGTCATCCTGATCATGGCGGTGGTCGCCGTCACCGCGATGCTGCTGTTCATCGTGCCGGTGTTCGAGGGCATCTTCGCCGACGCCGGGGCCGACCTCCCCTGGGCCACCCAGATCCTGGTGAAAGCAGCCGCGTTCATCCGGGTCGGCGGGATTCCGATCGCCATCGGCATCGGCGTCGGGATCTGGTGGTGGCGCAACCACGGCCACGACATCGCCGTCCGGGAGAAGGTCGACCCGATCAAGCTGAAGGCGCCGATCTTCGGCGTCCTGCAGCAGAAGGTCGGCATGGCCCGCTTCGCCCGCAACCTGGCGACGATGGTCCGGGTCGGCGTCCCCATCGTCCCGGCGCTGGAGACGGTCGGTGGCACCGCCGGGAACCTGGTGATCGAGCAGGCAGTGGACCGGGTGCGCGAGGCGGTCCGCACCGGCGTCCCGTTGGCCACCGCGATCGAGAAGGAAGAGATCTTCCCGACGATGCTCCGCCAGATGGTGGCAGTCGGCGAGGACTCCGGATCGCTCGACGTGATGCTGACGAAGGTCGCGGATTTCTACGACGCCGAGGTCGACACCACGGCCGCCGCACTCTCCAGCATTCTCGAACCCCTGATGATCGTCTTTATCGGCGTCATTGTCGGGGCCATGCTGATCGCGCTGTACATGCCGATCTTCACGATGTCGGACACGGTGCAATAA